From a region of the Candidatus Thermoplasmatota archaeon genome:
- a CDS encoding MBL fold metallo-hydrolase has protein sequence MSVSVARVVARNKYHLDGRDVVRNEPIFVQLPRRETGCLSYVVADPQTRRAAVVDPPQDLAPILSAVAAQRLHVDAVVETHTHADHLSGARRLASHAQARLVLPERSPAAFPYEKLADGGDFRVGDLRLRALATPGHTPDAMTLVLADRALVGDTLLPGTAGRADFYEGGIEEMYHSLFDRLLRLSDDLLVYPAHYGAKHGLPEKLFTTIGDERRSNEALTQATKEDFVRYMTEGWPEKPHGWREIVAANTRE, from the coding sequence TTGTCCGTTTCCGTCGCGCGCGTCGTCGCCAGGAACAAGTACCACCTCGACGGTCGGGACGTCGTGCGGAACGAGCCGATCTTCGTCCAGCTTCCCCGGCGCGAGACGGGGTGCCTTTCGTACGTCGTGGCCGATCCGCAGACGCGTCGCGCCGCCGTCGTCGATCCGCCGCAGGATCTCGCGCCGATCCTCTCGGCCGTCGCGGCGCAGCGGCTGCACGTCGACGCCGTGGTCGAGACCCACACGCACGCCGACCACCTCTCCGGCGCGCGGCGGCTGGCCTCGCACGCGCAGGCGCGCCTCGTGCTGCCCGAGCGAAGCCCGGCCGCGTTCCCGTACGAGAAGCTCGCCGACGGAGGCGACTTTCGCGTGGGCGATCTGCGACTTCGCGCGCTTGCGACGCCCGGCCACACGCCGGACGCCATGACGCTCGTGCTTGCCGACCGTGCGCTCGTGGGCGACACGCTTCTTCCCGGCACGGCCGGGCGCGCGGACTTCTACGAGGGGGGAATCGAGGAGATGTACCACTCGCTGTTCGACCGGCTGCTGCGCCTCTCGGACGACCTTCTCGTGTACCCGGCGCACTACGGAGCGAAGCACGGCCTTCCCGAGAAGCTCTTCACGACGATCGGCGACGAGCGGCGCTCCAACGAGGCGCTCACGCAGGCGACGAAGGAGGACTTCGTCCGCTACATGACCGAAGGGTGGCCTGAGAAGCCGCACGGGTGGCGCGAGATCGTGGCCGCCAACACACGGGAGTAG